GGCTGGAAATACCGTCTATAAACTCCTCCGTTTTTTGGAGAGTTTCAAAATGCACTTTTAGCATAAAGCAGGCGTTACCTGCAATCCGGTGGCAAAACTCTACATTCGTAAGGCTTTCAATATGACGTCTGAAACGACTGTATTCCCCGTTTTTGATAACTGCTTCTATGATGCAGCTGATCGGATATCCTGCTTTGCCATAATCAATATCCAATGTATAGCCCCTGATAATGCCGTATGATTCCATTTGCTTAATGCGTTCAGAAACAGCGGGAGAGGACATCCCGATGTTTCTGCCGAGTTCTCTCATGGAAATCCGGCTGTTCTTGTTTAATTCATTTAATAGTTTTCGGTCTATGTCATCAATTTTCATACGTAAAGTATTTGCTCCTTTTTTGTATCTTTTAATCTGTTAATTATTCTTTTTACTTACAAACAGCATGTAATTCATCTTTAAGCTTATTTATCATTATGGAGAGGAGGAATGATGATGACAACCATTAATTTTGCCCCAATTGGAGATACGCCCTTTCAAAAACTGCTTGGCCACAATTCAGAGATTATGAGACAGTGGACAAGTCTTGGCGAAACACTTGAGGCGGACGGCGCCTTATCAGCCGAGTTAAAAGAACAAATTAGAAGAACGCTCGCACAGGAAAACGGCTGTGAATACTGCAAGGCAAAGGGTAAGCCCGATCCGGCTGAATTTGATGAGAAAACCTCTTTAGCAGCAGGATTTGCAGAAGTATTTCTAAAGCATAAAGGATCCATTCCGGAACCCGTTTTTGATGTAGTAAAAAAGGGTTTCACCGAGAAGGAAATAAGCGAGCTTTGTGCTTTTATCTGTTTTAGCACGGCTTCCCAATTTTTTGGAGCAATGATGGCGCTGAAGCCTTCGGAAGAGAAAGGACTTTGAATTATTTTAAAATCAAGTATGGGGGCATCGTTAAGCAGCTTTGAAGCAGAAATATTGGAGGCTTGAGAGCATGGAACACGCCTCTGCCATATGGCTATTTAGCACAAAATATACGCTCTGCCTGATCCACTAAGATGTGTATCATTAAGGGGCGTTAACTCTCGGTTGAATGGAAAGTTTTTTCAAAAAAATGTTGCAGGCTTCAAAAAATGGTGATAATATTCAGCTCAGGAAATAAAATTTCATACTATTCAGATTGCACTCTTATCCAGAGCAGGCGGAGGGATTTGGCCCTATGATGCCCAGCAACCGACCGTAATTCCGTCGCGAGACGGGGCGCGAAAGCAAGACGCGCCAGGGTTTTGACCCTGAAGGCACGGTGCTAATTCCAACAGAAAGGTTTTTTACCTTTCTGAGAGATAAGAGGCTTTAGAAGACGACTTTAATTCTTCAAGCCTCTTTCTTTATGAGAAAGGGGCTTTTCCTATTTTTCCGGTAAGAAAAGCCCTCGAAAAACGTCCGGAATATTTGAATTAGGGGGAGTAAGATCATGACAAAAAAATATGCAAAGACCATTCTGGCTGCGCTTCTCATTCTTGCCATGCTTGCAGGCTGCCAGCCGAAAGTTGGGGAACAGGCAGGAACAGAAGCAAAAGCAAGTAAAGACAATGCGCTCGCAGGAAAGAAAATCGCCCTTATTATGCAGCAGAACCTTGGAACATTCTCTGCTCAATACATAGAAGGGGTTAAAGAGCAGACGAGCAAGTTTGGCGGGCAAACAGTCGTGTTTACCTCTGACGGCGATTTGGCAAAAATGGCATCCAACGTGGATGCAGCAATTAATCAGGGATTTGACGCGATTCTAATTGACCACGGAACGAAGGAAGCACTGACTGCCGGAGTGGAAAAGGCAATCAGCAAAAAGATTCCGGTTGTCGCCTTTGATGCAGGTGTAGAAGCAAAAGGAGTAACCTCAATCGAACAGGGCGATCAGGATATGGCGCAAATGACCCTTGAACAGCTGGCTAAAGATTCGGGCGGAAAAGCAAATATCGTGAAAATTTGGGTGGCAGGCTTTGCCCCGATGGAACGCCGCCAGGTTGCGTATCAGCAATTTTTGAAAGAAAACACAGGCATTAAGGAAGTGGCCGCATTTGGTGCCGCCACCCAAAATACGGCTCTTGATACACAGGCTCAGATGGAAGCGATCCTTAAGCAGTATCCAAACAAAGGCGAGATTACAGCCGTTTGGGCTGCCTGGGATGAATTTGCTAAAGGTGCCGTCCGAGCTCTTGAACAGGCGGGAAGAACCGATATCAAGGTTTATGGGATTGATATGAGTGATGAGGATCTTCAGATGATTCAAAAGGAAAACAGCCCATGGGTCGCTTCTGCAGCAGTGGATCCGAAAGACATCGGCCGCATCCAGGTACGCTATGCTTATCAGAAAATCAATGGGGACAGCGTGGAGGAAAAAGTGAAATTGAAGCCGGTATTTGTGACGAAGGAAGCCCTCCCGAATGAGCAGGTGACAACGAATGACCTGGATCAGCACGTAAAAGGCTGGGGGAAAAGCGAACAGGGCTATACGGATGAGCTGAAAAAGCTTGAAGAAGGAAAATAAGAGAGAAGGAGGGAGGAAGATGAGCCTTCTGCGAATGGAGAACATCTCCAAAACATTCGGAAGTGTGGAAGCACTGAAGAATGCCCATATAGAGGTGAAAAGCGGGGAAGTTCATGCGCTGCTTGGAGCGAATGGAGCGGGGAAAAGCACGCTGATGAAAATCCTGTCCGGGGCATATAAGCAGGATGGCGGCAAAATATTTTTGAACGGGCAGCCCGTTCAAATTCGCTCGCCAAAAGAAGCGAAAGAACTCGGAATCGATTGTGTGTATCAGGAAGTGGATACAGCGCTCGTTTCTCAGCTTTCGGTTGCCGACAACATCATGCTCGACTCCTTCTCTTCCTCCAAAAAATGGACGGTTTCGGGAAAAAAATTGAATCAGCAGGCGAAGGAAGCGCTCAAGCTGCTCCAGGAGGACCGCATTCCGGTTGCCAAAAAGGCTTCTGAATTAACGCTTGCCCAAAAGCAAATGGTGCTCATTGCAAGGGCTCTTGTCCGCAAGGCGAAAATCATTATTTTTGATGAACCGACGGCGCCTCTGTCAATCGAGGAAACGAAGCATTTTTTCTCCATTGTTCAAAGGCTTGTAAAGCAGGGAGTCGGCTGTATCTTTATCTCCCACCGTCTTCCGGAAGTATTTGAGCTTTGCAATCGGATTACGGTAATGAGAGACGGAAGCACCATTCAAACATTTGAAACAGCAGAGGTCACGCAGGAGCAGATTGTCGAGACCATGCTGGGCCGGGCCCTCACCCAGGAAATGCATGAGGAGGGAACGGAGATTGGCCGAACCCTTCTTCAAGTAGATGGACTGGAGGATGAGGAGCGCCTGAAGGGCATTTCGTTCTCTGTTGCAGAAGGGGAAGTCGTAGCATTTGCCGGATTAGTCGGAGCGGGAAAGACAGAGCTTGCGAAAACGCTTTTCGGGCTGAACGACTGGAAGAAAGGCAAGGTTCTCTTAGACGGAAAGCTTTATCGGTTTAAGGAGCCTTCTGAAGCCATTAAAGCTGGATTCGCGCTAATCCCGGAGGAGCGGAGAAAGGAAGGGCTCTTCATTCATGAGTCCATCCTGGAAAACATGTCGTTTCCTCATTTGAAATCCTTCTCTTCGTTTTTGAAAATGAACCGGAAAAAAGAGAAACTGCATGCTGAACAGATGATCACGGAGCTTGGTATCAAAACGGATTCGCCTTTGACGCCTGCTGAAAACTTAAGCGGAGGCAATCAGCAGAAGGTTGCAATCGGCAAATGGATGTATGGAGACGCAAAGGTTTACCTGTTTGACGAACCGGCCAAGGGGGTCGATGTCGGAGCGAAAAAAGATTTATTCCAGCTCATCCGCCGATTGACTGAAGCACGAAAAGCGGTTCTCTATTTTTCATGCGAGATGAACGAAATTCTGGGCATCGCTGACCGAATTCTCATTATGTATGACGGCAGGATCGTCAAAGAGCTGACAAAAGAAGAAGCCACACAGGACAAGATTCTGCTTTACGCAACCGGCGGAAAGGAAGACATCCATGAAGGAAAAGCTCATCGGGTTTTTGTATAAATACGGCGCCGTCGTATTGATGGCGGTTATCTTAGTTTATTTTAGCTTTGTCAATCACGCATTTTTTTCATATAGCAATCTATCGGATATTCTTCGTTCAATCTCCATCGTTACGCTGCTCGCCCTTGGCGTAACGTTCACGCTGATTGTAGACGGGTTCGATTTGTCGGTGGGAGCAACGATGTCGCTTGCAACCGTCATTTCTTCCTCTCTCATGGTCTGGTATGAGATGCCGCTATGGCTCGTTTTGCTGCTGCCAATCGGAGTCGGAATACTGGTCGGAATCTTTAATTCTATTTTAATCGTGAAAATCGGCATACCGGATCTGCTGGCGACACTTGGTGCCATGTACATCCTTACCGGAATTCACCGGACATACACGGAAGGATACTCGATTTACAGCCATATGCCGCTGACAGCAGGAGGCACTGCACCCGGAGAGTTTTACAAATCGTTCCTGTGGATTGGACAGGGACAGATTGCCGGCGTACCGGTCCCTGTTGTCATCATGCTTCTCTTTACTGCTATCGTCTATTGGATCTTAAACCACTCCCGCTGGGGACGGATCCTGTACATGACCGGAGGAAACGCAGAAGCAGCAAGGCTCTCGGGGATCAGCGTGAATAAAGTGAAGTTCGCTGCCTATACGGTATCAGGCGTATTCGCATCGTTGGCGGGTATTTTATTTGCTGCCCGCGTCGGATCAGGCCAAATCGACGCCGGTGCCTCCATGCTCATGGAAGCGGTCGCCGCTGTATTCGTAGGGTTCTCCGTCCTCGGAGCCGGAAAGCCCAATGCTCTCGGGACGTTCTTTGGGGCAGCGCTGATCGGAGTGCTGCTCAACGGTCTCACGATGATGAATCTTCCCTATTATGCGTTTGAAATCGTAAAAGGGACGGTTTTGGTATTGGCATTGGCTGTAACGTATTTTCATGTGAAAAAAAGAATATAATAGAAGAAAAACGGCTGGCCTTGCGCTGGCTGTTTTTTTATTGTTGAAAATGTTGAATAACCTTAGTAAAATAAGTATAATTTATAAATACTTATTAAAAGAAGGTGAAGTTAGTTGGATTCTTTCGATATGAAAATAATAGAGGTTCTTATGGACAATTCCAGAATAAAATGGGCGGATCTTGCTGCCCAAATCGGATTGTCTGCTCCAGCTGCAGCAGAGAGAGTGAGCCGTCTGCAGGAACAGGGGATAATCAAGAAATTTGGGGCCTTAATTGATGCCGATTTAGCAGGCTGCGAGCTGACAGCATTTGTTGCCGTTTCTTTAGCCCGTCCGGAACATAGAGGTCCCTTCCTACAATTAATGAACAGCTTGGCAGAGATTCAGGAATGCCATCATATTGCAGGTGAAGATGACTACCTGCTGAAAATCCGCTGCCGGAATACGAAGGATCTGGACAGGGTGATCAGCCATGAAATCAAGGGACTGGAAGGAATCATTCGAACAAAAACAACGATTGTCATGGATACGGCAAAAGAAACGACCCGGCTGCCCATCCATAAAGGAAGATAAATGGATATTCTGCTAACGATTAAAGGAATGCTGATTGGTCTTTCGATTGCAGCACCAGTGGGGCCAATCGGAGTTTTGTGTATTCAAAGGACACTGGCCAAAGGTAAAGTCTCCGGTTTTGCAACGGGATTAGGTGCCGCATCAGCTGATGCCGTGTACGGTTTGATCACAGGCTTCGGTCTGACGGCCATTTCTGATGTGCTCATTGGAAACAAGCTGTGGATTCAATTATCTGGTGTTATTTTTCTGCTTTACCTGGGGGTGAAAACCGTCCTTTCCAAGCCTTCTCAAAAGGCTGCACATGCTTCAGGCCAAACGATTGCGGGGAGCTATTTTTCAAGCTTCCTTCTCACACTAGCCAATCCGATGACGATTTTATCCTTTGCCGCAATCTTAGGGGCGTCCGGTATGATCGTCTCGGACGGCGCGGCTGCATCAGCACTCACTCTTGTACTTGGTATTTTTTCTGGATCTGCTTTGTGGTGGGGGATCTTATCGTTTAGCGCCGGATGGTTTAAGAAGCGGATGGGGGAAAACTCGTTAACGGCTATTAACCGGGTATCAGGCGGAGTGATGATTTTGTTTGGAATCTTCTTTTTGGCAGGTGTATTTTATGCTCTTTCTTAAAGCGTTTATCCTTGGTTTTTCCGTGTCGGCACCCGTTGGGCCAATCGGAATCTTGTGCATTCAGCGAACACTGTCAAAGGGAAAAAGCGCGGGCTTTTTAACGGGATTTGGGGCCGTTACAGCGAACATCATCTACGCAGCCATCGCGGCGTTTGGGTTTTCAATGGTTTCTTCCTTTCTTATGAAATATGAATTTTATCTAAAGGTATTCGGTTCTGTATTTTTAATCTATCTGGGGATCAAAACGTTCTTAAAAAAACCTGCCAGCAATGCAGCGCAATTAGAGGGAGAGACGCTGTTCAGGATGTACGCTTCTACGTTTTTGCTGATGATCACCAATCCTGCTGCAATCTTGAACTTTGCAGCCATGTTTACAGGTCTTGGATTTGATAAGGGGCTTGATTCCAGTTTTGCTTTAATAGGAGGGGTGTTTCTTGGAGCGTCCTTCTGGTGGCTGATTCTGTCCATCGGAGTGAGTGCATTCAAGAAAAGAATTGTACCGCACCTTTCATTCATCAATAAGGCTGCAGGAGCATTGATTGTTCTGCTCGGAATCCTGGCATTTTAACCGCCGGCTGCGTTTTTTTCATCAGTGGAGGGAAAAGGATGGTAACGATGAACTTATTATGGAGGGTTGAGAGATGCTGGATACAATTGATTTGTCTCAAACGATTAGTGATAAGGAGTATAAAAGCGAGCTTAAGTCGCTGCAGCTGAAACTGCTTGGATTGCAGCGGGCACTCGTTGAACATAAAATCGGATGCATTCTTGTGTTTGAGGGCTGGGATGCTGCAGGCAAGGGAGGCTCCATTAAACGGATCGCGGAGGGACTTGATCCAAGGGGCTATAACGTTCACCCGGTGTCAGCCCCGACGGCGGAGGAAAAGGACCTGCATTATCTCCAGCGTTTCTGGACGCATATGCCGAAAAAAGGCGGTATTACGATTTTTGATCGCTCATGGTATGGAAGAGTGCTGGTGGAAAGGGTGGAAAGTTTCGCTTCCCGGGAAGAATGGACACGAGCGTTTGAGCAAATTAATCAGTTTGAAAAATTAATGACAGAAGAAGACTTTATCGTGCAAAAATTTTGGTTCCATATTTCCAAGGCCGAACAGCTGAAGCGCTTTAAAGAGCGGGAGAAGAATCCTTTGAAGAAATGGAAAATCACAGATGAAGACTGGCGCAACCGTGAAAAATGGGAGGAGTATGTCCCGGCGGTTGAAGAAATGCTAAAGCGGACGAATACAGATGAAGCTCCATGGCATGTGATTGAAGGGGAGGATAAGAAATTTGCCCGGGTTAAAACCCTTCAGCTTGTTACACAGGCAATGGAAATGAAAGCGGCGGAAAAAGGGATTTCTCTCAAGGATTACCTTTGAATGCGCTCTGTTCCGTTTAATGCTTTCTTATTAAAGGAAAGACAATAGAAGAACGATTTTACGCGGAGCGGAGTGAGTGATCATGGAACAGCGCGAAAAAATTGCCCTGACCGGCGCAAGCGGATATATCGGAAACAATTTGCTGCAAAAATTAACGGGATATTCGGATGTCATTGCCCTATCTAGAAACGGGGATGACCGTGAGAACAGTGAGCATGTGGAATGGCGTTCGTGTGATTTATATTCACTCGATTCGGCAGAAAAAGGGCTGCAAGGAGCAGATTATGCTGTATACCTTGTCCATTCAATGATGCCGTCTGCGAAACTGACGCAGGCGAAGTTCGAGGACATGGATCTGATTTTGGCGGATAATTTTGCAAGAGCAGCGAAAAAGAACGGCGTAAGGCAGATCATCTATATGAGCGGAATTATTCCGCAGGATACAGAGGAGCTGTCGCGCCATTTGAAAAGCAGACTCGAGGTAGAAAAGGTACTGGGTGCATACGGCACACCGGTTACAACGATCCGCGCAGGTCTCATAGTCGGTCCGAAAGGTTCTTCATTCCCGATTTTGACGAAGCTTGTTAAACGGCTTCCGATGATGATGCTGCCGAAGTGGACAAGAACGAAAACCCATCCGATTGCATTGAAAGATGTCCTGACTGCCCTGAAAAAAAGCATCGGAAACAAAAAGCTTTCCGGTAAGTCCATTGATGTCGGCGGTCCTGAAGTGATGACGTACGAGGAAATGATGATTCAGACAGCCGAGGTAATGGGCAGAAAGCCAAAGGTTTTTGAAATTCCTCTTATGACCGTCACTTTATCAAGGCTGTGGGTCAGTTTGATTACTCAATCCCCTAGATCGACCGTCTATCCTTTAATCGAGAGCTTGAAGCATCCGATGGTCGCTCAAAAGGAAAACATGGACGATGAAATTAGCTACGGACAGACTCCTTTTAAAGAAGCAGCTAAAGAAGCCTTAGAGGAAGAGAAAAAGGAACAGAAGAAAAAGAAGACTGCATCCTCTTCTTCTAAAAGTTCAGGCGTATCGGACGTCCGTTCCGTTCAGCGCATCCTGCTACCGGAGGGGAAAGATGCCGATTGGACAGGGGATCATTACATGAACTGGCTTTCAAAGCTTGCCCGTCCTCTATTGGAGGTTGAGACGAATCAGCAGAGGGTAAGCCGGTTCCGTTTAATCGGCTTTAAAAAGCCGATTATGGAGCTAAGCTATGCCCCTGAACGGAGCTCCTCGAACCGGGCTCTTTATTATATAACCGGCGGTTCCTTTGCAAAAATAATGGATGGCAGCAGGGGGAGAATAGAGTTCAGACAAATACCGGGTACACAGGAATGCATCATTGCCATTCATGAATACAGACCGTCTCTCCCATGGATTCTCTACCGGATATCTCAGGCCAAGGTGCATATCATTGTGATGTACCTTTATAAACGGCATTTGCAGCACTTGATTGAAAAATCAGAGGAACATAAACAAGAAGGTCCAGTCAAAAAGGTCGTTCATATGAATTAAAAAAACTGCTTCCCGGTTCAATCTGGGGAGCAGTTTTTTTGTATTAGACGAAATTTTTGAATTTCAGGCGTTTGTTCAAAGCGTAAACAATTGGCATCCCGGCGGCCATAACGACAAACTCGCCAACCGCAGTGGTTGCCCAAGTGATCCAAAACGGAAGATCGAAGGCTAAGTGCAGTTCCCAGGCAATGATGAACATCGTGAAGGTAAAAACAAGCGTATTCACAATCATCAAGGCCCATGTGTTTTTAATGAATTTTGCTGCCAGAATCGTAATCAGCAGCGCGATAATCGATTGGCCTGTCCCGAAGATGAGATCATAGGCTTTCATTGGAGAGAAAAGCAGATTGGATATAAACACTCCAAGCACAATCCCGAAAAAATATTTCTTATTAAATACGATGAGATGATTCAGCATTTCCGGCACCCGGAACTGAAACGCCGCAAATGCGATCGGCTGTATAATGAATGAAACCGCAATATAAATCGCAGCTAAAATTCCATTGGCTACTACTGTTCTAGTATTCATTTTTCCTGCTCCTTAGTTTTTTTTCGTGGGAGGATTTCGAACCACGACCGAAAGTAGATATTATAGTACGCCTGAGAGTTTTTGTAAATAGAAAGGTGTTGATTTAACAGTGCGGAGCGTAAAACCCATTTTCAGCAGCACAATGTTGCTATTCAACAAAACGGAATCGCATTTTCACATCATTATAGGGTGCTGAAGAAGGTTTGCCCGTAATCGATACTAAGTTTTCCGCTGTCATAAAGAATCCGCCTACAATCGGC
The Metabacillus sp. FJAT-52054 genome window above contains:
- a CDS encoding Lrp/AsnC family transcriptional regulator, coding for MKIDDIDRKLLNELNKNSRISMRELGRNIGMSSPAVSERIKQMESYGIIRGYTLDIDYGKAGYPISCIIEAVIKNGEYSRFRRHIESLTNVEFCHRIAGNACFMLKVHFETLQKTEEFIDGISSLAQTITHIVFSEVETAFRFKE
- a CDS encoding carboxymuconolactone decarboxylase family protein; the encoded protein is MTTINFAPIGDTPFQKLLGHNSEIMRQWTSLGETLEADGALSAELKEQIRRTLAQENGCEYCKAKGKPDPAEFDEKTSLAAGFAEVFLKHKGSIPEPVFDVVKKGFTEKEISELCAFICFSTASQFFGAMMALKPSEEKGL
- a CDS encoding sugar ABC transporter substrate-binding protein yields the protein MLAGCQPKVGEQAGTEAKASKDNALAGKKIALIMQQNLGTFSAQYIEGVKEQTSKFGGQTVVFTSDGDLAKMASNVDAAINQGFDAILIDHGTKEALTAGVEKAISKKIPVVAFDAGVEAKGVTSIEQGDQDMAQMTLEQLAKDSGGKANIVKIWVAGFAPMERRQVAYQQFLKENTGIKEVAAFGAATQNTALDTQAQMEAILKQYPNKGEITAVWAAWDEFAKGAVRALEQAGRTDIKVYGIDMSDEDLQMIQKENSPWVASAAVDPKDIGRIQVRYAYQKINGDSVEEKVKLKPVFVTKEALPNEQVTTNDLDQHVKGWGKSEQGYTDELKKLEEGK
- a CDS encoding sugar ABC transporter ATP-binding protein, whose amino-acid sequence is MSLLRMENISKTFGSVEALKNAHIEVKSGEVHALLGANGAGKSTLMKILSGAYKQDGGKIFLNGQPVQIRSPKEAKELGIDCVYQEVDTALVSQLSVADNIMLDSFSSSKKWTVSGKKLNQQAKEALKLLQEDRIPVAKKASELTLAQKQMVLIARALVRKAKIIIFDEPTAPLSIEETKHFFSIVQRLVKQGVGCIFISHRLPEVFELCNRITVMRDGSTIQTFETAEVTQEQIVETMLGRALTQEMHEEGTEIGRTLLQVDGLEDEERLKGISFSVAEGEVVAFAGLVGAGKTELAKTLFGLNDWKKGKVLLDGKLYRFKEPSEAIKAGFALIPEERRKEGLFIHESILENMSFPHLKSFSSFLKMNRKKEKLHAEQMITELGIKTDSPLTPAENLSGGNQQKVAIGKWMYGDAKVYLFDEPAKGVDVGAKKDLFQLIRRLTEARKAVLYFSCEMNEILGIADRILIMYDGRIVKELTKEEATQDKILLYATGGKEDIHEGKAHRVFV
- a CDS encoding ABC transporter permease; the protein is MKEKLIGFLYKYGAVVLMAVILVYFSFVNHAFFSYSNLSDILRSISIVTLLALGVTFTLIVDGFDLSVGATMSLATVISSSLMVWYEMPLWLVLLLPIGVGILVGIFNSILIVKIGIPDLLATLGAMYILTGIHRTYTEGYSIYSHMPLTAGGTAPGEFYKSFLWIGQGQIAGVPVPVVIMLLFTAIVYWILNHSRWGRILYMTGGNAEAARLSGISVNKVKFAAYTVSGVFASLAGILFAARVGSGQIDAGASMLMEAVAAVFVGFSVLGAGKPNALGTFFGAALIGVLLNGLTMMNLPYYAFEIVKGTVLVLALAVTYFHVKKRI
- a CDS encoding Lrp/AsnC family transcriptional regulator, translating into MDSFDMKIIEVLMDNSRIKWADLAAQIGLSAPAAAERVSRLQEQGIIKKFGALIDADLAGCELTAFVAVSLARPEHRGPFLQLMNSLAEIQECHHIAGEDDYLLKIRCRNTKDLDRVISHEIKGLEGIIRTKTTIVMDTAKETTRLPIHKGR
- a CDS encoding LysE family transporter, which translates into the protein MDILLTIKGMLIGLSIAAPVGPIGVLCIQRTLAKGKVSGFATGLGAASADAVYGLITGFGLTAISDVLIGNKLWIQLSGVIFLLYLGVKTVLSKPSQKAAHASGQTIAGSYFSSFLLTLANPMTILSFAAILGASGMIVSDGAAASALTLVLGIFSGSALWWGILSFSAGWFKKRMGENSLTAINRVSGGVMILFGIFFLAGVFYALS
- a CDS encoding LysE family transporter encodes the protein MLFLKAFILGFSVSAPVGPIGILCIQRTLSKGKSAGFLTGFGAVTANIIYAAIAAFGFSMVSSFLMKYEFYLKVFGSVFLIYLGIKTFLKKPASNAAQLEGETLFRMYASTFLLMITNPAAILNFAAMFTGLGFDKGLDSSFALIGGVFLGASFWWLILSIGVSAFKKRIVPHLSFINKAAGALIVLLGILAF
- a CDS encoding UDP-galactose-lipid carrier transferase, which encodes MLDTIDLSQTISDKEYKSELKSLQLKLLGLQRALVEHKIGCILVFEGWDAAGKGGSIKRIAEGLDPRGYNVHPVSAPTAEEKDLHYLQRFWTHMPKKGGITIFDRSWYGRVLVERVESFASREEWTRAFEQINQFEKLMTEEDFIVQKFWFHISKAEQLKRFKEREKNPLKKWKITDEDWRNREKWEEYVPAVEEMLKRTNTDEAPWHVIEGEDKKFARVKTLQLVTQAMEMKAAEKGISLKDYL
- a CDS encoding NAD(P)H-binding protein is translated as MEQREKIALTGASGYIGNNLLQKLTGYSDVIALSRNGDDRENSEHVEWRSCDLYSLDSAEKGLQGADYAVYLVHSMMPSAKLTQAKFEDMDLILADNFARAAKKNGVRQIIYMSGIIPQDTEELSRHLKSRLEVEKVLGAYGTPVTTIRAGLIVGPKGSSFPILTKLVKRLPMMMLPKWTRTKTHPIALKDVLTALKKSIGNKKLSGKSIDVGGPEVMTYEEMMIQTAEVMGRKPKVFEIPLMTVTLSRLWVSLITQSPRSTVYPLIESLKHPMVAQKENMDDEISYGQTPFKEAAKEALEEEKKEQKKKKTASSSSKSSGVSDVRSVQRILLPEGKDADWTGDHYMNWLSKLARPLLEVETNQQRVSRFRLIGFKKPIMELSYAPERSSSNRALYYITGGSFAKIMDGSRGRIEFRQIPGTQECIIAIHEYRPSLPWILYRISQAKVHIIVMYLYKRHLQHLIEKSEEHKQEGPVKKVVHMN
- a CDS encoding QueT transporter family protein, which encodes MNTRTVVANGILAAIYIAVSFIIQPIAFAAFQFRVPEMLNHLIVFNKKYFFGIVLGVFISNLLFSPMKAYDLIFGTGQSIIALLITILAAKFIKNTWALMIVNTLVFTFTMFIIAWELHLAFDLPFWITWATTAVGEFVVMAAGMPIVYALNKRLKFKNFV